Proteins encoded together in one Chitinophaga lutea window:
- a CDS encoding FG-GAP-like repeat-containing protein: protein MFLFRIKNLLCTLVLLLATLHAWPQTGPFVNVASPGFANLDTYGGVAAWADYDNDGDLDVCIAGLNYQGGSQARIYRNNGNGTFTDLGTNFGSTIGNDSKMTIIWLDYNNDGQQDLLLLLGGPVLLYQNSGGSFLPAGNTGLPEHISISAAAAGDYDNDGYPDLAISGFTSVRQSNIYRNNQRGGFEVTNIPLLPMSGGDFAWADYDKDGLLDLMMIGFTENESANRLYRNLGNGTFSSGTMIGAYGFHNGTVAWGDYDNDGYPDLLISGYSSQFVNRYLTMIFHNDGGGGFTANSSVLQGVSGTTAWGDYDGDGLLDVVAAGQTVWRPAQSATHVYRNTGGGNFSLTATLASHIYSSACWADYDNDGRLDLLWIGSDNGSGYACTLYRNTTSNRNTRPAAPSGLSHSVSADEKSVTLTWQRAQDAQTAAAGLYYNIYLYEDPGSSVRINAHTRTGGYRRLVGIGNTTMNTSYTFHGLTHDKVYRWSVQAIDAAWSGSPFAAEQSFATRKTQTIQLNDLIHQYGDPDFVPATLNSGLPLTIQLGNPSAAEVLPDGKIRIKAVDTCTLIAYHHGNGEWLPAAVVTATMQFNPGTLTVAADNKNITYGDALPALTYRITGFAANETESVLTQPVQKSTTATGTSGIGAYPINVSGAAAANYTFVYQPGTLTIDPKQLNVVVAPVADKVYGSADFSLNIQADPALPLAFSSSQPGVATVDAAGNIHITGAGTTAIAVMQKTAGNYLGDTALVTLRVTQASQTITFPAIGPKTFGDADFDPQAQSSAGLPVQLTSSDANVATITADGKIHITGAGTVTITATQSGNTNYSSASATAILTVGKAAQTITFQPLPVKTFGDADFPAQAQSSAGLPLAFSSSDANVATISPNGIIHITGAGTATITATQGGNGNYNSAAATAVLTVGKAAQTVTFQPLPVKTFGDADFPSQAQSSAGLPLTFSSSDANVATISPNGIIHITGAGTATITATQGGNGNYNSAAATAVLTVGKAAQTVTFQPLPVKTFGDADFPAQAQSSAGLPLTFSSSDANVATVTPNGTIHITGAGAVTITATQPGNGNYLAASATAMLTVGKAAQQLSLPDFPVKTFGDADFAAGAIASSGLPITYTSSDPNVATVNAAGQIRITGAGITTITAAQPGNGNYAAAAAVNKQLAVKKATQTITFGPLTARNTNEPPFDPGATASSGLPVTYEIENTIIATVANTLVTPLRPGITRITARQAGNSNIEAATSVTQELEIVSSGREIKVSDAITPNGDGINDYLQIEGLRNFPDNEIHIANTTGRILFEAKPYKNDFRGYANNGSQLLPKGVYYYVFLYTSGGTRKKVTGFFVLEY from the coding sequence ATGTTTCTTTTCCGCATAAAAAATTTACTCTGCACGCTGGTGTTGCTGCTGGCAACATTGCATGCCTGGCCCCAGACCGGACCGTTCGTAAACGTTGCTTCTCCCGGTTTCGCGAACCTCGACACCTATGGCGGCGTGGCCGCATGGGCCGATTACGACAACGACGGTGATCTCGATGTTTGCATCGCCGGCCTGAATTACCAGGGCGGATCGCAGGCGCGTATTTACCGCAACAACGGTAACGGCACTTTTACCGACCTCGGCACCAACTTCGGCAGCACCATTGGCAACGATAGTAAAATGACCATCATCTGGCTCGACTATAACAACGACGGCCAACAGGATCTTCTCCTCCTGCTCGGAGGCCCGGTGCTGCTATATCAGAACTCCGGCGGGTCTTTTTTACCGGCCGGCAATACCGGACTGCCGGAACATATCTCCATAAGCGCCGCAGCTGCAGGAGACTACGACAACGACGGCTACCCCGATCTCGCCATTAGCGGCTTCACTAGCGTCAGACAGTCCAATATCTACCGCAATAACCAGCGGGGCGGCTTTGAGGTAACGAACATCCCCCTGCTGCCGATGTCCGGCGGCGACTTTGCATGGGCCGATTACGACAAAGATGGGCTGCTTGACCTGATGATGATCGGCTTCACGGAAAACGAATCCGCCAACCGCCTGTACCGCAACCTCGGTAATGGGACTTTTTCCAGCGGCACGATGATTGGAGCCTATGGCTTCCATAACGGCACTGTTGCATGGGGCGATTACGACAATGACGGGTATCCCGATCTGTTGATATCGGGATACAGCTCGCAGTTCGTCAACAGATATCTCACCATGATTTTTCATAACGATGGCGGCGGCGGATTTACCGCCAATAGCAGCGTATTACAGGGCGTAAGCGGCACTACCGCCTGGGGCGATTATGATGGCGACGGGTTGCTGGACGTGGTGGCAGCCGGGCAAACGGTCTGGAGGCCGGCACAATCCGCCACGCATGTATACAGGAACACAGGCGGCGGTAACTTCTCCCTCACGGCAACGCTTGCATCCCATATCTATTCGTCCGCCTGCTGGGCCGATTATGATAACGACGGCCGGCTGGACCTGTTGTGGATCGGTTCGGACAACGGAAGCGGGTATGCGTGTACGTTGTACAGGAACACCACTTCCAATCGCAATACCCGCCCCGCCGCGCCCTCCGGGCTTTCCCACAGCGTTTCGGCCGACGAAAAGTCCGTCACCCTCACCTGGCAGCGGGCACAGGATGCACAAACGGCGGCGGCCGGTTTATATTATAACATCTACCTGTACGAAGACCCCGGCAGCTCGGTGAGAATAAACGCACATACCCGCACCGGCGGCTACCGCAGGCTCGTAGGCATCGGTAACACCACCATGAACACCAGCTACACGTTTCATGGCCTTACGCACGACAAGGTGTACCGCTGGAGCGTACAGGCCATCGATGCGGCCTGGTCGGGCTCGCCTTTTGCGGCAGAGCAATCGTTCGCCACCCGTAAAACTCAAACGATCCAACTGAACGACCTCATTCATCAGTACGGCGACCCGGATTTTGTACCAGCCACACTCAACTCCGGCCTGCCGCTGACGATCCAACTGGGCAACCCTTCGGCGGCGGAAGTACTGCCGGACGGCAAGATCCGCATCAAAGCGGTGGACACCTGCACACTCATTGCCTATCACCACGGCAACGGAGAGTGGCTGCCTGCCGCGGTGGTGACGGCTACGATGCAATTCAATCCCGGAACGCTCACGGTTGCAGCAGACAACAAGAACATCACGTACGGCGACGCCTTGCCGGCGCTCACCTACCGCATCACCGGCTTTGCCGCCAACGAAACCGAAAGTGTGCTGACGCAACCCGTGCAGAAGTCCACCACAGCCACTGGCACAAGCGGCATTGGCGCCTACCCGATCAACGTAAGCGGCGCGGCAGCAGCCAACTATACTTTTGTATACCAACCGGGCACACTGACTATCGATCCCAAACAACTGAACGTTGTAGTGGCCCCGGTTGCCGACAAGGTGTACGGCTCCGCCGACTTCAGCCTTAACATTCAGGCCGACCCTGCCCTGCCCCTCGCCTTTAGCAGCAGCCAGCCCGGCGTGGCCACGGTCGACGCAGCGGGCAACATTCACATCACCGGCGCAGGCACCACCGCCATTGCCGTCATGCAAAAGACTGCCGGCAACTACCTCGGCGATACAGCTCTTGTAACACTGCGGGTAACACAGGCATCACAAACCATTACCTTCCCCGCCATCGGGCCTAAAACATTTGGTGATGCCGACTTTGACCCACAGGCGCAGAGCAGCGCAGGGCTACCGGTACAGCTCACCAGTTCGGATGCGAACGTAGCCACCATTACGGCCGATGGAAAGATCCATATCACCGGCGCGGGCACCGTTACCATTACTGCCACGCAAAGCGGCAACACCAATTACAGCAGTGCCTCCGCCACTGCGATACTGACCGTTGGTAAAGCCGCACAAACCATTACCTTCCAGCCGTTGCCCGTCAAAACGTTCGGCGACGCGGATTTTCCCGCACAGGCGCAAAGCAGCGCAGGGCTGCCACTTGCATTCAGCAGCTCAGACGCCAATGTGGCCACCATATCACCAAACGGCATTATCCATATCACCGGCGCGGGTACCGCTACCATCACGGCCACGCAAGGCGGCAACGGCAATTACAATAGCGCCGCCGCCACTGCGGTGCTAACCGTTGGCAAAGCAGCCCAAACCGTCACGTTCCAACCACTGCCCGTCAAAACATTCGGCGATGCGGATTTTCCTTCACAGGCGCAAAGCAGCGCAGGGCTGCCACTTACATTCAGCAGCTCAGACGCCAATGTGGCCACCATATCACCAAACGGCATTATCCATATCACCGGCGCAGGTACCGCTACCATCACGGCCACGCAAGGTGGCAACGGCAATTACAATAGCGCCGCCGCCACTGCTGTGCTGACCGTTGGCAAAGCAGCCCAAACCGTCACGTTCCAACCGCTGCCCGTCAAAACATTCGGCGATGCGGATTTTCCCGCACAGGCACAAAGCAGCGCAGGGCTGCCACTGACATTCAGCAGTTCAGACGCCAACGTAGCTACCGTTACACCCAACGGCACTATTCATATCACCGGCGCCGGCGCAGTTACCATCACGGCCACGCAACCCGGCAACGGCAACTACCTCGCCGCCAGCGCCACCGCAATGCTCACCGTCGGCAAAGCAGCGCAACAGCTGTCACTGCCCGATTTCCCTGTTAAAACCTTCGGCGATGCAGATTTCGCGGCAGGCGCCATTGCCTCCAGCGGCCTGCCCATCACATATACCAGTTCAGACCCCAACGTGGCTACCGTGAACGCCGCCGGCCAAATCCGCATCACCGGTGCCGGCATCACAACAATCACAGCCGCACAACCCGGCAACGGCAACTATGCTGCTGCAGCAGCGGTCAACAAACAGCTGGCGGTAAAAAAAGCCACACAAACCATCACCTTCGGACCACTGACGGCGCGTAACACCAACGAACCGCCGTTCGACCCCGGCGCCACCGCCAGCTCAGGCCTCCCGGTTACGTACGAGATAGAGAACACCATTATCGCTACGGTGGCCAACACGCTGGTAACGCCGCTGCGTCCGGGCATTACCCGCATCACCGCACGGCAGGCGGGCAATAGCAATATTGAAGCCGCCACCTCGGTTACGCAGGAGCTTGAAATCGTTTCCTCCGGCCGGGAAATAAAAGTAAGCGACGCCATTACGCCGAACGGCGACGGCATTAACGACTACCTGCAAATAGAAGGCCTGCGCAATTTCCCGGACAACGAGATCCATATTGCCAACACAACCGGCAGGATACTGTTTGAAGCGAAACCCTATAAAAACGATTTCAGAGGCTATGCCAATAACGGTAGCCAGCTGCTGCCGAAAGGCGTATACTACTATGTGTTCCTCTACACATCGGGCGGCACCCGAAAAAAAGTGACCGGCTTCTTTGTGCTGGAGTATTAA
- a CDS encoding helix-turn-helix domain-containing protein, translating to MRKEKVAFMEDNTLVLQVLGQFTLETASQRISMTGGEMMLIRKNQLGEISKMPLDGRGYQTIVIRLKEDLLRKIALEEQITIAQKYTGPSNILIPGNDFLQAFFQSLLPYVQHPEKKITTEVGMLKIKEAVYLLLDVMPGLRDFLFDFSEPYKIDLEKFMASNFHYNIPVDQFARLAGRSLAGFKRDFRKIFGMAPRQWLLERRLAEARHLIESKNKKPSAIYLDLGFESLSHFSHSFKKKFGKTPTEWAA from the coding sequence ATGAGGAAAGAGAAGGTCGCATTCATGGAGGATAATACGCTGGTATTGCAGGTGCTGGGCCAGTTTACACTGGAAACCGCCAGCCAGCGTATCTCCATGACCGGCGGCGAAATGATGCTGATACGGAAAAACCAACTGGGAGAAATTTCCAAGATGCCTTTGGACGGGCGGGGGTATCAAACCATTGTCATTCGCCTGAAAGAGGATTTGCTCAGGAAAATTGCCCTGGAGGAACAAATCACGATAGCACAGAAATATACAGGCCCTTCCAACATCCTCATCCCCGGTAACGATTTTTTACAGGCCTTTTTTCAATCCCTGCTGCCCTATGTCCAGCATCCCGAGAAGAAGATCACTACCGAGGTGGGGATGCTGAAAATAAAAGAGGCGGTATATCTGCTGCTGGACGTGATGCCCGGGCTCAGGGACTTCCTGTTCGACTTTTCCGAGCCGTATAAGATCGATCTGGAAAAATTCATGGCCAGCAATTTTCATTACAATATTCCCGTCGATCAGTTTGCAAGGCTGGCGGGAAGAAGCCTTGCGGGGTTCAAACGCGATTTCCGGAAAATATTCGGGATGGCGCCCCGGCAATGGTTACTGGAAAGGCGGTTAGCGGAAGCCCGGCATCTGATTGAAAGTAAGAACAAGAAGCCGTCGGCCATTTATCTCGACCTGGGATTTGAAAGCCTTTCCCACTTTTCACATTCTTTCAAGAAGAAATTCGGGAAAACGCCCACTGAATGGGCGGCGTAA